In a single window of the Terriglobus roseus genome:
- a CDS encoding F0F1 ATP synthase subunit gamma: protein MANVLDLKRRIRSVKNTRQITKAMKMVSAAKLRRAQERAMQARPYAQMLANVLQSLVRRADLYGEDGADVMHPLLVEREEKNVLVLVIAGDKGFAGAFNSNIGKAAQKFIDYRRAPKTPTEDSPMPGEQNIDVETVGRKSRDMFKRRYPDATWKHVDEEYDNGLSHHVEDIRERKQPIELTHDLSALLGKLSFVDVDKAAHSIIDRYERGEIDSVYIVYNEFKSVIAQRVVVEKLLPIRKLGSPEITVSEEMTEEQKEAAAHAAATAGVSINTPEESEMEQEAKKFGTADVDYLYDQDPSRLFRHLLPRYVTTQIYHALLESVASEHASRMTAMDAASSNASDMIDKLTLTMNRVRQAAITTEIIEIVSGAAAL from the coding sequence CGCGCGATGCAGGCTCGGCCGTACGCCCAGATGCTGGCCAATGTTCTGCAGTCCCTCGTTCGCCGCGCCGACCTTTACGGCGAGGACGGCGCCGATGTGATGCATCCGCTGCTCGTCGAGCGTGAAGAGAAGAACGTACTCGTTCTTGTCATCGCTGGCGACAAGGGCTTCGCGGGCGCGTTCAACTCCAATATTGGCAAGGCTGCGCAGAAGTTCATCGACTACCGCCGCGCACCGAAGACGCCGACCGAAGACAGCCCTATGCCGGGCGAACAGAATATCGACGTCGAAACGGTTGGCCGAAAGTCGCGTGACATGTTCAAGCGTCGTTACCCCGACGCTACCTGGAAGCATGTGGATGAGGAGTACGACAACGGCCTGTCGCACCACGTGGAAGATATCCGCGAGCGCAAGCAGCCCATCGAGTTGACGCATGACCTGTCCGCTCTGCTCGGCAAGCTCAGCTTCGTCGATGTCGATAAGGCTGCACACTCGATCATCGATCGCTACGAACGCGGCGAGATCGATTCGGTCTATATCGTCTACAACGAGTTCAAGAGCGTCATCGCGCAGCGTGTCGTGGTCGAAAAGCTGCTGCCGATCCGCAAGCTTGGATCGCCGGAGATCACGGTTTCGGAAGAGATGACGGAAGAGCAGAAGGAAGCGGCGGCCCATGCCGCAGCGACCGCCGGTGTTTCCATCAATACTCCGGAAGAGTCCGAGATGGAGCAGGAAGCAAAGAAGTTCGGTACGGCTGATGTGGACTACCTGTACGACCAGGATCCGAGCCGCCTCTTCCGCCACCTGCTGCCGCGCTATGTCACCACGCAGATCTATCACGCGCTGCTGGAGTCGGTTGCATCGGAGCACGCCAGCCGTATGACCGCCATGGACGCTGCAAGCAGCAACGCCAGCGACATGATCGACAAGCTGACGCTGACCATGAACCGCGTGCGCCAGGCAGCCATCACCACGGAAATTATCGAGATCGTTTCAGGAGCCGCGGCGCTTTAA
- the atpD gene encoding F0F1 ATP synthase subunit beta yields MAENIGKVIQISGPAVDIQFDEKHMPPIYSALRITSEGFDIPNPLSVIVEVQQHLGEGRVRTVAMEATEGMVRGMKVVDTGAPIMVPVGRETLGRVLNVIGEPVDNLGPVQTDKRMPIHRQAPAFDEQSTSEEMFETGIKVVDLIQPFLKGGKIGLFGGAGVGKTVLIQELINNVAMQHGGYSVFAGVGERTREGNDLWVEFQESGVIDPNDWRKSKAALIYGQMTEPPGARLRVALTGLTIAEHFRDEEGADTLLFIDNIFRFTQAGSEVSTLLGRMPSAVGYQPNLASEMGQLQERITSTKKGSVTSVQAIYVPADDLTDPAPATTFAHLDATTVLNRALTEIGIYPAVDPLASTSRILSPRIVGEEHYNVAQQVKGILQRYKDLQDIIAILGIDELSEEDKLTVSRARKVQRFLSQPFHVAEVFTGNPGKYVKVADTVRSFKEIIEGKHDDIPEQAFYMKGGIEEVLEAAAKMKANA; encoded by the coding sequence ATGGCAGAGAACATCGGTAAAGTAATTCAGATCAGCGGCCCGGCCGTTGACATTCAGTTCGACGAGAAGCACATGCCGCCGATCTATTCGGCGCTGCGCATCACGTCGGAAGGCTTCGACATTCCGAACCCCTTGTCCGTCATCGTTGAGGTGCAGCAGCACCTTGGCGAAGGCCGCGTCCGCACCGTCGCGATGGAAGCGACGGAGGGCATGGTCCGCGGCATGAAGGTCGTCGATACCGGCGCACCGATCATGGTTCCCGTGGGTCGCGAGACGCTGGGCCGTGTGCTCAACGTTATCGGCGAGCCTGTCGACAACCTGGGACCCGTTCAGACCGACAAGCGCATGCCCATCCACCGGCAGGCTCCCGCGTTTGACGAGCAGTCGACCAGCGAAGAGATGTTCGAGACCGGCATCAAGGTCGTCGACCTCATCCAGCCCTTCCTTAAGGGCGGCAAGATCGGTTTGTTCGGCGGCGCCGGCGTGGGCAAGACGGTTCTGATCCAGGAATTGATCAACAACGTCGCCATGCAGCACGGTGGTTACTCGGTGTTCGCCGGCGTCGGTGAGCGCACCCGTGAAGGAAACGATCTCTGGGTCGAGTTCCAGGAGTCGGGCGTTATTGACCCGAATGACTGGCGCAAGTCCAAGGCCGCGCTGATCTACGGCCAGATGACCGAGCCGCCAGGAGCGCGTCTGCGCGTGGCGCTGACCGGCCTCACCATCGCGGAGCACTTCCGTGATGAAGAGGGCGCCGATACGCTGCTGTTCATCGACAACATCTTCCGCTTCACGCAGGCGGGTTCTGAGGTCTCCACGCTGCTTGGCCGTATGCCTTCCGCCGTGGGATACCAGCCCAACCTTGCTTCGGAAATGGGTCAGCTGCAGGAGCGCATTACGTCCACGAAGAAGGGCTCTGTCACCTCGGTACAGGCCATCTACGTCCCGGCCGACGATCTTACCGATCCCGCCCCGGCAACGACGTTTGCCCACCTGGACGCAACCACCGTTCTGAACCGCGCACTGACGGAAATCGGTATCTACCCCGCTGTCGATCCGCTGGCATCCACGTCGCGCATCCTTTCGCCCCGCATTGTGGGTGAGGAGCACTACAACGTCGCCCAGCAGGTGAAGGGAATTCTGCAGCGCTACAAGGATCTGCAGGACATCATCGCCATCCTCGGTATCGACGAGCTTTCGGAAGAGGACAAGCTCACCGTCAGCCGCGCCCGTAAGGTGCAGCGCTTCCTGTCGCAGCCCTTCCACGTCGCGGAAGTCTTCACCGGCAACCCCGGCAAGTACGTCAAGGTTGCGGACACGGTGCGCTCCTTCAAGGAGATCATCGAAGGCAAGCACGACGATATCCCGGAGCAGGCCTTCTACATGAAGGGTGGCATCGAGGAAGTTCTGGAAGCTGCCGCGAAGATGAAGGCAAACGCGTAA
- the atpC gene encoding ATP synthase F1 subunit epsilon produces MADETSTHGQLAVRIVTPDRVLVDTTADAIELPAISGYMEALYGAAPLLAELGAGEVKLHGGKSGDAKFFVAWGFVEVLPERVTVLAETALKPTEIDPSQAQHELEAANKDWNEAGDDAEKYDYARAEIRVAEEKIQASKDR; encoded by the coding sequence ATGGCAGACGAAACAAGCACACACGGCCAGCTCGCAGTCCGCATCGTCACGCCGGACCGCGTCCTGGTGGATACCACGGCTGACGCGATTGAACTGCCGGCGATCTCCGGTTACATGGAGGCGCTGTACGGCGCCGCACCTCTGCTGGCCGAACTGGGCGCAGGTGAGGTCAAGCTGCACGGCGGCAAGTCTGGCGATGCGAAGTTCTTCGTCGCATGGGGCTTTGTTGAAGTCCTGCCGGAGCGCGTGACCGTCCTCGCTGAGACAGCGCTGAAGCCCACCGAGATTGATCCGTCGCAGGCGCAGCATGAGCTGGAAGCGGCCAACAAGGACTGGAACGAAGCCGGCGACGACGCAGAGAAGTACGACTACGCCCGCGCTGAAATCCGCGTGGCCGAAGAGAAGATCCAGGCTTCAAAGGATCGATAA
- a CDS encoding TonB-dependent receptor, producing MLLVPLFALSLYAQGGSAVLNGTIADPSGAGVPNAHVVATNLDTNLSLNAVTSGSGTYSFPSVPPGRYTVSAQVEGFQKFQQTGILLTVSQQATLNITLQIGSSNETVNVTAGAALLNTTNAEVSNTVGEQAIRELPLNGRDPSSLVLLSPGTINVINTGAGTLQGETTFPNESGASAGGGRQGSTLYLLDGVPNMDTYMALAAPSPNADATGEFRVISNNFDAHYGFSPGAVVSIQTKSGSNAFHGGAFEFLRNSALNSADYFSHAVDPLKRNQFGGFLGGPVKKDRLFFFGNYQGTRQSTTSTANSTSTPTAAMLSGDFSAYPKALGGPFVNNRVNPALFNAAAVRIARTALPLGQDPASGLVYYTIPKSVEKYDEGTGRIDFTPNDKNRLTLRSFILYYNRGEAALPGNILAITPGKQGKYFNEVLNHTWTISSSLVNALSIFWNQQHVYNAGTQLDSNGNAFCLSKYINVVDPTGACYSEGLNANAGFSTPYSEYTGEMRRSWGFSDSVTKILGNHTVSFGADLWHQRAREETFYPAAPIVSFNGSYTGFGLADFLLGDVSTYTQGAGEIADVSGNLLGVYAQDQFKLRPNVTVTAGLRWDPNLAPASKDGRGAVWNPGQKSTTFPNAPIGLVFPGDSGVPNSLATNSYGYFEPRVAIAYQASSRTAFRAGFGMFTAPLPYSAYNHVADVTPFSPTYTLNGSASSPINFSNPWAGFASTGGVSPFPPFAYSGIAPAANSTFPAQTTVPAAFRPGFKLGMTQSWNVSLEQQLSNDIVFHLAYVGSQSYHQTLIIDANPGQIATAVRGTRALTNFGQILTINSNGTASYNSLQAQFEKRFSHGFQVQSSFTWSKNIDISASGNASFTGNGIANPYDLRFNRGNSDLNFPLVSVTNAVYTTPALRHRNALVRGTLGEWEISAIYTLQSGRPFSIAGGNGNNNSGALIYGDRADRFNSVVLQTHQGSKQQWLNNYFTTAAFNPNAVGTFGNSGRNILQGPGINYSDAAVMKNWTAADRFHVQFRWELFNVFNHTNYAVPDNNPSSGNYGRITATGPIRPRVMQGGLKVTF from the coding sequence ATGTTGCTCGTTCCACTGTTTGCGCTGAGCCTGTACGCGCAGGGAGGCAGCGCCGTCCTGAACGGCACGATTGCCGATCCAAGCGGCGCCGGCGTTCCAAACGCGCACGTCGTCGCCACCAACCTCGATACCAACCTGTCGCTGAATGCTGTCACCAGCGGCTCCGGCACCTACAGTTTCCCCAGTGTGCCTCCCGGTCGCTACACCGTAAGCGCGCAGGTTGAGGGCTTCCAGAAATTCCAGCAGACCGGCATTCTGCTGACCGTAAGCCAGCAGGCCACACTGAACATCACGCTGCAGATCGGCAGCTCGAATGAGACGGTGAACGTAACAGCAGGCGCCGCACTCCTCAACACGACCAATGCCGAAGTGAGCAACACCGTGGGCGAGCAGGCGATTCGCGAACTCCCGCTGAACGGACGCGATCCCTCCAGCCTGGTTCTCCTATCGCCCGGCACCATCAACGTGATTAACACTGGCGCTGGCACCCTGCAGGGCGAAACCACCTTCCCGAACGAGAGCGGCGCCAGCGCCGGCGGCGGTCGCCAGGGCAGCACGCTGTACCTGCTGGATGGTGTGCCCAACATGGACACGTACATGGCACTGGCTGCACCGTCACCGAATGCAGACGCGACAGGCGAGTTCCGTGTCATCTCCAATAACTTCGACGCACATTATGGCTTCTCCCCCGGTGCGGTGGTCTCCATTCAGACGAAGAGCGGTAGCAATGCATTCCACGGCGGCGCTTTCGAGTTCCTTCGCAACAGCGCACTGAACTCCGCAGACTACTTTTCGCATGCGGTCGATCCCCTGAAGCGTAATCAGTTTGGCGGATTCCTCGGTGGCCCCGTGAAGAAGGATCGCCTCTTCTTCTTCGGCAACTATCAGGGCACGCGTCAGTCCACCACCTCCACCGCGAACAGCACAAGCACCCCGACTGCAGCGATGCTCAGTGGTGATTTCTCTGCATATCCCAAGGCTCTCGGCGGTCCATTCGTGAATAACCGGGTGAATCCAGCACTCTTCAACGCGGCTGCGGTCCGCATTGCGCGCACTGCCCTGCCGTTGGGCCAGGACCCTGCCAGCGGCCTTGTGTATTACACGATTCCGAAGTCAGTCGAGAAGTATGACGAAGGCACCGGCCGCATTGACTTCACGCCCAATGACAAGAACCGCCTGACACTGCGCAGCTTCATCCTGTACTACAACCGCGGAGAGGCCGCGCTGCCTGGTAACATCCTGGCAATCACGCCGGGCAAGCAGGGCAAGTACTTCAATGAAGTACTGAACCACACCTGGACGATCAGCTCCTCCCTTGTGAATGCGCTGTCGATTTTCTGGAACCAGCAGCATGTCTACAACGCCGGCACGCAGCTTGACAGCAATGGAAATGCCTTCTGCCTGTCGAAGTACATCAATGTCGTCGATCCCACCGGAGCCTGCTACTCCGAGGGACTGAATGCGAATGCTGGTTTCAGCACGCCCTACTCGGAATACACCGGTGAGATGCGCCGTTCGTGGGGCTTCTCGGATTCTGTGACCAAGATCCTGGGAAATCACACGGTCTCCTTCGGTGCGGACCTATGGCACCAGCGCGCACGTGAGGAGACGTTCTACCCTGCTGCTCCCATTGTCAGCTTCAACGGCTCCTACACTGGCTTTGGACTGGCCGACTTCCTGTTGGGCGACGTAAGCACCTACACGCAGGGTGCGGGCGAGATTGCAGACGTCAGCGGCAACCTGCTGGGCGTCTATGCGCAGGATCAGTTCAAGCTCCGGCCCAATGTCACGGTGACAGCCGGTCTGCGTTGGGATCCGAATCTTGCTCCGGCTTCCAAGGACGGTCGGGGTGCGGTTTGGAACCCCGGTCAGAAGAGCACGACATTTCCCAATGCACCCATTGGCCTGGTATTTCCCGGCGATAGTGGCGTCCCGAACAGTCTTGCGACGAACAGCTACGGCTACTTTGAACCGCGCGTGGCCATCGCGTACCAGGCGTCTTCCAGGACGGCGTTCCGCGCAGGTTTCGGCATGTTCACGGCGCCGCTGCCCTACTCGGCTTACAACCATGTGGCAGACGTGACCCCGTTCAGCCCCACGTACACGCTCAATGGTAGCGCCAGCAGTCCGATCAACTTCTCAAATCCCTGGGCAGGTTTTGCCTCAACAGGCGGAGTCAGTCCGTTTCCGCCGTTTGCATATTCCGGCATCGCACCCGCAGCAAACTCCACCTTTCCCGCGCAGACTACTGTTCCCGCAGCCTTCCGGCCGGGCTTTAAACTCGGCATGACGCAGAGCTGGAATGTCTCCCTGGAACAGCAACTCAGCAACGACATCGTCTTCCACCTGGCCTATGTAGGCAGCCAGAGCTACCACCAGACATTGATCATCGATGCCAACCCTGGACAGATTGCCACTGCGGTTCGGGGCACACGCGCCCTGACGAACTTCGGCCAGATCCTGACGATCAACAGCAACGGCACTGCCAGCTACAACTCCCTGCAGGCGCAGTTCGAGAAGCGCTTCTCCCATGGCTTCCAGGTGCAGTCCAGCTTTACCTGGTCGAAGAACATCGACATCTCCGCCAGCGGCAATGCTTCCTTCACCGGCAACGGCATTGCGAACCCGTACGATCTGCGATTTAACCGTGGCAACTCTGACCTGAACTTCCCGCTGGTATCCGTCACGAACGCCGTGTACACCACCCCCGCACTTCGGCATCGCAATGCCCTTGTCCGCGGTACGTTAGGCGAGTGGGAGATCAGTGCCATCTACACCCTGCAGTCAGGCCGTCCCTTCAGCATTGCCGGCGGCAATGGCAATAACAACTCCGGCGCGCTTATCTACGGCGATCGCGCCGACCGCTTCAACAGCGTCGTCCTGCAAACACATCAGGGCAGCAAGCAGCAGTGGCTGAACAACTACTTCACGACAGCCGCATTCAATCCCAACGCCGTGGGAACCTTCGGTAACTCCGGTCGCAATATCCTGCAGGGCCCTGGCATTAACTACAGCGACGCAGCAGTGATGAAGAATTGGACAGCCGCTGACCGCTTCCATGTGCAATTCCGTTGGGAGCTGTTCAACGTCTTCAATCACACCAACTATGCCGTTCCCGATAACAATCCTTCGAGCGGCAACTATGGCCGCATCACCGCAACTGGCCCGATCCGACCCCGCGTGATGCAGGGTGGTCTCAAGGTCACCTTCTAA
- a CDS encoding metallophosphoesterase family protein codes for MTFTVERRLPPRTSSPQLCNGPGTAVHYGGMGTLSRRHFLSLAAAAGAATAVPPASLLAQRSSQDFTFLHITDTHLQPELHGVEGCAMAFKKARTLHADFAIQGGDHIFDALAVPASRSTELYRLYAETEQQLSLKTYHAIGNHDVVGLNPKSGMSPKDAGYGKGYFQDHIGPLYQSFDHKGVHILVLDSIGITPDRNYYGFIDDAQMAWLKADLAKQSASTPIIITTHMPLVTSFVQYLEMSSPLAPRNSLQVSNAHQIFPLLEGRNVIGVLQGHTHVNERVEWKGVQYLTSGAVCGNWWEGQRLGIPEGFTVCTVRNGKLTTRYETYGFHAEHQGAEHGTKPSA; via the coding sequence ATGACGTTCACTGTCGAGCGACGTCTCCCGCCACGGACGTCCTCGCCCCAACTCTGCAACGGCCCGGGCACTGCTGTACATTACGGCGGTATGGGTACGCTTTCACGACGCCACTTTCTTTCACTCGCTGCTGCCGCAGGTGCGGCCACGGCCGTGCCTCCTGCATCCTTGCTCGCGCAGCGTTCTTCGCAGGACTTCACCTTTCTGCACATTACCGACACGCATCTGCAGCCAGAGCTGCATGGCGTGGAAGGCTGCGCTATGGCCTTCAAGAAAGCGCGGACACTCCACGCAGACTTCGCGATTCAGGGTGGCGACCACATCTTCGACGCCCTCGCCGTCCCCGCCTCTCGCTCCACCGAGCTGTATCGCCTGTACGCAGAGACGGAGCAGCAGTTGAGCCTGAAGACCTATCACGCCATCGGCAACCATGATGTCGTGGGTCTTAACCCAAAGAGCGGCATGAGCCCAAAAGACGCGGGCTATGGCAAGGGATATTTTCAGGATCACATTGGCCCGCTCTATCAAAGCTTCGACCACAAGGGCGTGCACATCCTTGTGCTGGACTCCATCGGCATCACCCCGGACCGCAACTATTACGGCTTCATCGACGATGCGCAGATGGCCTGGTTGAAAGCCGACCTGGCAAAGCAATCGGCTTCCACGCCGATCATCATCACCACGCACATGCCTTTGGTCACATCCTTCGTGCAATACCTCGAGATGTCCTCACCGTTGGCTCCCCGCAACAGCCTGCAGGTATCTAACGCGCACCAGATCTTCCCTCTCCTGGAGGGTAGGAATGTTATCGGCGTGCTGCAGGGCCACACCCACGTGAACGAGCGCGTGGAGTGGAAGGGTGTGCAGTACCTGACCAGCGGGGCGGTCTGTGGCAACTGGTGGGAAGGGCAGCGACTGGGAATCCCAGAGGGCTTCACCGTCTGCACCGTGCGCAACGGGAAGCTGACGACACGGTATGAGACCTACGGCTTTCACGCAGAGCATCAGGGTGCGGAGCACGGCACCAAGCCCTCCGCGTAA